In Solenopsis invicta isolate M01_SB chromosome 13, UNIL_Sinv_3.0, whole genome shotgun sequence, one DNA window encodes the following:
- the LOC120359444 gene encoding uncharacterized protein LOC120359444, giving the protein HFYKIIEYLIDTLQQSVQSDIVEASCYIIGEMTLFSPAASELANAKSVGTILDLLKKEDLEWSARYAASFAIKRLLMNDIKNCIVFLNIHGPVIL; this is encoded by the exons catttctacaagattattgaatatttaatagaCACTTTACAACAATCGGTGCAATCTGATATTGTTGAAGCTTCTTGTTACATCATTGGAGAGATGACACTTTTTAGCCCTGCCGCAAGTGAACTCGCAAACGCGAAATCTGTTGGAACTATTTTAG atttattgaaaaaagagGACTTAGAGTGGTCTGCTAGATACGCCGCAAGTTTTGCAATTAAGCGATTATTGATGAacgatattaaaaattgcattgtttttttaaacatccATGGAccagtaattttataa